The proteins below come from a single Limosilactobacillus reuteri genomic window:
- a CDS encoding flavodoxin — MLTAHVVYATMTGNNEEVANIVCDSLTNLNVKVIESEISQTDVTEFAKADILVVCAYTYDEGAMPEEGLDFYDDLQETDLTGKVYGVAGSGDKFYGEYFNTTVDHFDEAFKKAGATSGAEKVKIDLEPYEEDIERLNTFAKGLVETATK; from the coding sequence ATGTTAACGGCACATGTAGTTTATGCCACAATGACTGGCAATAATGAGGAAGTTGCAAATATTGTTTGTGATAGTTTAACGAATTTAAACGTAAAAGTGATTGAGTCAGAGATTTCTCAGACGGATGTTACTGAGTTTGCTAAGGCCGACATTTTAGTTGTATGCGCATATACATATGACGAAGGCGCAATGCCCGAAGAGGGACTAGATTTTTATGATGACCTCCAGGAAACTGATTTGACGGGCAAGGTTTATGGAGTTGCGGGCTCAGGCGATAAATTCTATGGTGAATATTTTAATACAACCGTTGATCACTTTGATGAAGCATTTAAAAAAGCAGGGGCAACATCAGGGGCTGAAAAAGTGAAGATCGATTTAGAGCCTTATGAAGAAGATATTGAACGCTTAAATACATTTGCAAAAGGATTGGTTGAAACTGCAACTAAGTAA
- a CDS encoding EutP/PduV family microcompartment system protein, whose amino-acid sequence MKRTMFIGAIACGKTTLTQRLEHQQIRYNKTQAVEFTSNIIDTPGEYMEHHNMMSTLRVTSMDADIVVLLQSAVDKRLVFPAGFCSMFSKPTIGVITKIDLVNDPADIEYSKKLLLSAGVKKVIPISAVKNINIDKLLAELN is encoded by the coding sequence ATGAAAAGGACTATGTTTATTGGTGCAATCGCTTGTGGAAAAACAACACTTACCCAACGTTTAGAACATCAGCAAATTAGATATAACAAAACGCAAGCTGTTGAGTTCACTTCAAATATTATTGACACACCAGGTGAATACATGGAACATCACAATATGATGAGCACGCTCCGTGTAACTTCAATGGATGCGGATATCGTGGTTTTATTGCAAAGCGCTGTTGATAAGCGATTGGTTTTCCCTGCTGGTTTCTGCTCAATGTTTAGTAAGCCAACAATCGGCGTTATTACTAAAATTGATTTGGTAAATGACCCAGCTGATATTGAATATTCAAAAAAACTATTGCTTAGTGCCGGAGTCAAAAAGGTTATCCCCATCTCCGCCGTTAAAAATATCAATATCGATAAATTGCTTGCAGAACTTAACTAA
- a CDS encoding cadmium resistance transporter: MNLLAVIMIFIGLNIDTFIALLFVLRNYNYRLPIITFVTATITLWILGVVLGKGLAALFPDWITGFMGIVLIFLAVFGQNDDDNENINTGFISLFLFCLSLGGDNLAVYIPWAVNLSWLEILQIGIIFTICSVILILLGKAIISFGPIAGLLEKYGNYGSKIVYVLAGLYIIWNSHLINHLWILIS; this comes from the coding sequence ATGAATCTTTTGGCAGTCATAATGATTTTTATCGGGTTGAACATTGATACCTTCATTGCCTTATTATTCGTTTTACGAAACTATAACTATCGATTGCCAATTATTACTTTTGTTACAGCAACGATTACGTTATGGATTTTAGGAGTAGTGTTAGGAAAAGGCTTAGCAGCGCTTTTTCCTGACTGGATTACTGGCTTTATGGGAATCGTTTTAATTTTTCTAGCAGTATTCGGTCAAAATGACGATGATAATGAGAACATTAACACTGGCTTTATATCATTATTCTTGTTTTGTTTAAGCCTTGGCGGTGATAACTTAGCCGTTTATATTCCCTGGGCGGTAAATTTATCGTGGCTGGAAATACTCCAAATTGGAATAATTTTTACAATTTGTTCAGTTATCCTTATCTTATTAGGGAAAGCAATTATCTCATTCGGTCCGATTGCAGGATTATTAGAAAAATATGGTAATTATGGAAGTAAGATCGTATACGTTTTAGCAGGATTATATATAATTTGGAATAGTCATTTAATAAATCACTTGTGGATATTGATTAGTTAA
- a CDS encoding histidine phosphatase family protein encodes MTTLLLIRHGETYANRLNYIQGTLNNRLATLTEQGIADAKAYQEVLKHNQIDFAYTSPLKRALATSKIICNHTNINVRVDSRLSEISYGQWNGTAIADLKRQYTTYFDSETNDVYPHSIEINNGESFAHARKRVWTFVTEISREYPSQTILVVTHGWVIKNIISLCLNNTDGTAFKNPRNLSVSKIQVDPVTGKQKVCYYNRPLKGIGKL; translated from the coding sequence ATGACAACTCTTCTTTTAATCCGTCATGGTGAAACTTATGCAAATCGGCTAAATTATATTCAGGGAACGCTAAATAATAGGCTTGCAACACTAACAGAGCAGGGGATTGCAGATGCAAAAGCCTATCAAGAAGTGTTAAAGCATAACCAAATTGATTTTGCTTACACTAGTCCGTTAAAAAGGGCATTAGCAACCAGTAAAATCATTTGTAATCACACCAATATTAATGTGCGGGTTGATTCACGACTGTCAGAAATCTCATATGGACAGTGGAACGGAACGGCGATTGCTGACTTGAAAAGGCAGTACACAACATATTTTGATTCGGAAACCAATGATGTTTATCCGCACTCGATTGAAATCAACAATGGTGAAAGCTTCGCACATGCACGGAAGAGAGTCTGGACGTTTGTTACTGAAATTTCACGAGAATATCCTAGTCAAACAATCTTAGTTGTGACACACGGCTGGGTAATCAAAAATATTATCTCTTTGTGTTTGAATAACACAGACGGTACTGCTTTTAAGAATCCGCGAAATTTGAGTGTTAGTAAAATTCAAGTTGATCCGGTGACTGGAAAGCAGAAGGTATGTTATTATAACAGGCCACTTAAAGGAATTGGTAAATTATGA
- a CDS encoding tyrosine-protein phosphatase yields the protein MTTHQRILTFNNGFNFRDLGGYKTLNGQVLKCNTLVRSAHLSYFDRFEQRELYRYGIRAVIDFRSTSEVALYPDQLTSLIKYIRIPVFDNDITESNVDIIEARKVFSKDPRAGFNRMLSVYRQFVTNEQAQEAFHQFIKKLCLHSTQGGILFHCSAGKDRTGLAAIYLLSLLGVPESTIYEDYILTNKTSVKRIKERLRFAVEADLGENYLHSIYDLSTANKCYYNQAISLINSKYGGMQNYLHDVLQISNSMVEQLKYLYLEK from the coding sequence ATGACGACGCACCAGCGGATCTTGACGTTTAATAACGGTTTTAATTTTCGTGATCTTGGCGGGTATAAGACGCTAAACGGTCAGGTCTTAAAATGCAACACTCTCGTTCGTTCTGCGCATCTCTCCTATTTTGATCGATTTGAGCAACGAGAACTTTATAGGTATGGCATAAGGGCAGTGATTGATTTCCGCTCAACATCAGAAGTTGCATTGTATCCGGACCAATTAACATCATTGATAAAGTATATTCGAATACCAGTATTTGATAATGATATTACTGAGAGCAACGTTGATATTATTGAAGCGCGGAAAGTATTTTCTAAAGATCCGCGAGCGGGCTTTAATCGGATGCTATCTGTGTATCGCCAATTTGTTACTAATGAGCAAGCGCAGGAAGCTTTTCATCAATTTATAAAAAAACTATGCTTGCATTCAACGCAGGGCGGAATTTTGTTCCATTGTTCAGCAGGAAAAGATCGAACAGGGTTAGCAGCTATTTACTTGCTAAGTTTGCTCGGTGTTCCAGAATCCACAATTTATGAGGATTATATTTTAACTAATAAAACTTCTGTTAAAAGAATAAAGGAACGGTTGCGCTTTGCTGTGGAGGCTGATTTGGGTGAGAATTACTTGCACTCAATTTATGATCTTTCAACAGCTAACAAGTGTTATTACAATCAGGCAATCTCTCTAATCAATTCTAAATATGGCGGAATGCAAAATTATTTACATGATGTATTGCAAATTAGTAATTCAATGGTTGAACAGTTAAAGTATCTATACTTAGAAAAGTAA
- a CDS encoding BMC domain-containing protein, giving the protein MARQDIQRTIQEYVPGKQVTLAHIVANPTPDIYEKLGIQTPKNALGILTITPSEASIIAGDIATKSSNVTLGFIDRFSGSVVIVGEVSEVESALRHVVDKLHALLGFDVPEITRT; this is encoded by the coding sequence ATGGCTAGACAGGATATTCAACGAACAATTCAAGAGTATGTTCCAGGTAAGCAGGTGACATTAGCCCATATTGTAGCCAATCCTACGCCAGATATTTACGAAAAATTGGGAATTCAGACACCTAAAAATGCACTTGGGATTCTAACAATTACGCCTAGTGAAGCATCAATTATTGCTGGTGATATTGCAACAAAATCCAGTAACGTTACGTTAGGTTTTATTGATCGTTTTAGTGGGTCAGTTGTTATCGTCGGTGAAGTTTCCGAGGTTGAATCGGCTTTGCGTCATGTTGTTGATAAACTGCATGCATTACTAGGTTTTGATGTTCCTGAGATTACACGAACATAG
- a CDS encoding acetate/propionate family kinase produces MSKKILAINSGSSSIKFKLYLMPEEKLLISGSAENLGSSTSQLSYKTEKTGETRQLPLKNHSEAIDHIIDVLMTSGVVKDKSEIYGVGHRISHGGSYYKHAVAVTPEVEKRIDELRVLSPLHNPNGLAGIKAFEKFLPDAKEVVTFDNSFHHTIPKKAYMYALPYEFYEKYQIRRYGFHAPSHQYVSEKARELFGKEKTRRMITCHLGNGSSVSAILDGKSVNSSMGFTPLAGVVMGTRCGDIDPEIIPFLEEELNIDSHEMRRIMNEDSGLKGLSGISNDEREIESAAKNGNERAQLALDVFVHSIQQYIGAYTTDLDGLDTLVFTAGIGEHAAYIRSQICKNLDYLGVKIDEEKNKQNALSIEAPDSKVKVAVIPTNEEIIIARDVMNVTQQQ; encoded by the coding sequence ATGTCTAAAAAAATACTTGCAATTAATTCTGGTAGTTCATCAATCAAGTTTAAACTTTATTTGATGCCAGAAGAAAAATTATTAATTAGCGGCTCTGCAGAAAATCTCGGTTCTTCAACAAGTCAGCTTTCATATAAAACTGAAAAAACTGGAGAAACTAGACAACTACCATTAAAAAATCATTCAGAAGCAATTGATCATATAATTGATGTTCTGATGACAAGCGGGGTTGTCAAGGATAAGTCTGAAATTTACGGTGTTGGTCACCGTATCTCTCATGGTGGGAGCTACTATAAGCATGCAGTAGCGGTCACTCCAGAAGTAGAAAAACGAATTGATGAATTAAGGGTATTATCCCCTCTCCATAATCCAAATGGTTTAGCGGGAATAAAGGCTTTTGAGAAATTTCTTCCAGATGCCAAAGAAGTTGTTACTTTCGATAATTCGTTCCATCATACGATTCCTAAAAAGGCTTATATGTATGCTTTGCCATATGAGTTTTATGAAAAATATCAAATTCGTCGTTATGGTTTCCATGCTCCTTCCCACCAATATGTTTCTGAAAAGGCACGGGAATTATTTGGAAAAGAAAAGACGCGCCGCATGATTACATGCCATTTGGGTAATGGATCGAGCGTTTCAGCAATTTTAGACGGGAAGTCAGTTAACTCATCGATGGGCTTTACGCCTTTAGCAGGGGTTGTAATGGGAACCCGTTGTGGGGATATTGATCCAGAAATAATTCCATTTTTAGAAGAAGAACTTAACATTGATTCTCACGAAATGCGCCGAATCATGAATGAAGATTCCGGTTTAAAGGGATTATCAGGGATTTCTAATGATGAACGGGAAATTGAAAGTGCGGCTAAAAATGGTAATGAACGTGCTCAGTTAGCATTAGATGTATTTGTTCACTCGATTCAGCAATATATCGGTGCTTATACAACTGATCTTGATGGATTAGACACCTTAGTATTTACTGCGGGAATTGGCGAACATGCTGCTTATATTCGTAGTCAAATTTGTAAAAACCTTGATTATCTTGGGGTTAAGATTGATGAAGAAAAGAATAAGCAGAATGCGCTTAGCATTGAAGCACCGGATAGTAAAGTTAAGGTTGCAGTTATTCCGACAAACGAAGAAATTATTATTGCTCGTGATGTAATGAATGTAACTCAGCAACAGTAG
- a CDS encoding 1-propanol dehydrogenase PduQ, protein MEKFSMPTRIYSGTDSLKELETLHNERILLVCDSFLPGSDTLKEIESHINKSNKCEIFSDVVPDPPLDKIMEGVQQFLKLKPTIVIGIGGGSAMDTGKGIRFFGEKLGKCKINEYIAIPTTSGTGSEVTNTAVISDTKEHRKIPILEDYLTPDCALLDPKLVMTAPKSVTAYSGMDVLTHALESLVAKDANLFTVALSEEAIDAVTKYLVECYRHGDNVDARKIVHEASNIAGTAFNIAGLGICHSIAHQLGANFHVPHGLANTMLLPYVVAYNAEHCEEALHKFAIAAKKAGIAAPGVGDRLAVKRLIAKIREMARQMNCPMTLQAFGVDHAKAEAAADTVVANAKKDATFPGNPVVPSDDDLKMIYEAIIR, encoded by the coding sequence ATGGAAAAATTTAGTATGCCAACCCGAATTTATTCGGGAACAGATAGTTTGAAGGAATTAGAAACCCTTCATAATGAACGAATTTTGTTAGTTTGTGACTCATTCTTACCTGGTAGTGACACATTAAAGGAAATTGAGAGTCATATTAACAAGAGTAATAAATGTGAAATTTTCTCTGATGTTGTCCCTGATCCACCACTAGATAAAATCATGGAAGGGGTTCAACAGTTCTTAAAGCTGAAACCAACAATTGTAATTGGTATCGGTGGTGGTTCTGCAATGGACACCGGTAAGGGAATTCGTTTCTTCGGTGAAAAGCTTGGCAAGTGCAAAATTAATGAATATATTGCAATTCCAACAACCAGCGGAACCGGTTCAGAAGTTACTAATACTGCGGTTATTTCTGATACTAAGGAACACCGGAAGATTCCGATTCTTGAAGATTACTTAACACCAGATTGTGCATTGCTTGATCCTAAGTTAGTAATGACAGCACCAAAGAGTGTTACTGCCTACTCAGGAATGGATGTATTAACTCATGCTCTTGAATCATTGGTTGCTAAGGACGCTAATTTGTTTACCGTTGCATTATCAGAAGAAGCCATTGATGCGGTAACTAAGTATCTTGTTGAATGTTATCGTCATGGCGATAATGTCGATGCACGAAAGATCGTTCACGAAGCATCAAATATTGCCGGAACAGCCTTTAACATTGCTGGACTAGGTATTTGCCACTCAATTGCCCACCAATTAGGTGCTAACTTCCATGTTCCTCATGGTTTAGCAAACACAATGTTATTGCCATATGTTGTTGCATACAATGCTGAACACTGTGAAGAAGCCTTACACAAGTTTGCAATTGCCGCTAAGAAAGCCGGAATTGCTGCACCTGGCGTTGGTGACCGTTTGGCTGTTAAGCGGCTGATTGCAAAGATTCGTGAAATGGCACGGCAAATGAATTGTCCAATGACTCTCCAAGCATTTGGAGTTGACCACGCAAAAGCAGAAGCAGCTGCTGATACGGTTGTTGCTAATGCGAAGAAGGATGCAACATTCCCAGGCAATCCAGTTGTTCCTTCAGATGATGATCTGAAGATGATTTACGAAGCAATAATTCGTTAA
- the pduP gene encoding CoA-acylating propionaldehyde dehydrogenase PduP — translation MQINDIESAVRKILAEELDNASSNSAAVTNDDGHRGIFTNVDDAIAAAKAAQEVYRDKPIAVRQQVIDAIKEGFRPYIEKMAKDIKEETGMGTVEAKIAKLHNALYNTPGPEILEPVVENGDGGMVMYERLPYGVIGAVGPSTNPSETVIANAIMMLAGGNTLYFGAHPGAKNITRWTIEKMNDFIADATGLHNLVVSIETPTIESVQQMMQHPDIAMLAVTGGPAVVHQAMTSGKKAVGAGPGNPPAMVDATADIDLAAHNIIASASFDNDILCTAEKEVVAESSIKDELIRKMQDEGAFVVNREQADKLADMCIQDNGTPDRKFVGKDATYILDQANIPYTGHPVEIICELPKEHPLVMTEMLMPILPVVSCPTFDDVLKTAVEVEQGNHHTATIHSNNLKHINNAAHRMQCSIFVVNGPSYVGTGVADNGAHSGASALTIATPTGEGTCTARTFTRRVRLNSPQGFSVRNWY, via the coding sequence ATGCAGATTAACGATATTGAAAGTGCTGTTCGCAAGATCCTAGCAGAAGAATTAGATAATGCTAGCTCTAACAGTGCGGCAGTTACTAATGATGATGGACATCGTGGTATTTTTACTAATGTTGATGACGCAATTGCTGCTGCTAAAGCTGCCCAAGAAGTATATCGTGACAAGCCAATTGCAGTGCGGCAACAGGTGATTGATGCTATCAAGGAAGGTTTCCGTCCTTACATTGAAAAGATGGCAAAGGACATTAAAGAAGAAACCGGAATGGGAACAGTCGAAGCAAAGATTGCTAAGTTGCACAATGCTTTGTACAACACTCCTGGTCCAGAAATTCTTGAACCGGTTGTCGAAAATGGTGATGGCGGAATGGTTATGTATGAACGGTTGCCATACGGTGTTATCGGTGCTGTTGGTCCAAGTACTAACCCATCCGAAACAGTTATTGCCAATGCAATTATGATGCTTGCAGGTGGAAATACCCTTTACTTTGGTGCTCACCCTGGTGCTAAGAATATCACTCGTTGGACGATTGAAAAGATGAATGATTTCATTGCTGATGCAACTGGTCTTCACAATTTAGTTGTAAGCATTGAAACACCAACAATTGAATCTGTTCAACAAATGATGCAACATCCTGATATTGCTATGCTTGCCGTAACCGGTGGACCAGCTGTTGTTCACCAAGCAATGACTAGCGGTAAGAAGGCTGTTGGTGCTGGCCCTGGTAATCCTCCTGCAATGGTTGATGCTACCGCTGATATTGACTTAGCTGCTCATAATATTATTGCTTCAGCTTCATTTGATAATGACATTTTATGTACTGCTGAAAAGGAAGTTGTTGCCGAAAGTAGTATTAAGGATGAATTAATCCGCAAGATGCAAGATGAAGGTGCATTTGTTGTTAACCGTGAACAGGCTGACAAACTCGCCGATATGTGCATCCAAGACAACGGTACTCCTGATCGGAAGTTTGTTGGAAAGGATGCAACCTACATCTTAGATCAAGCTAATATTCCATATACTGGTCACCCGGTAGAAATTATTTGCGAATTGCCAAAGGAACACCCATTGGTAATGACTGAAATGTTGATGCCAATCTTACCAGTTGTTTCTTGCCCAACATTTGATGATGTTTTGAAGACTGCTGTTGAAGTAGAACAAGGCAACCACCATACTGCAACTATTCACTCCAACAACTTAAAGCATATTAATAATGCTGCTCACCGGATGCAATGTTCGATCTTCGTTGTTAACGGTCCATCCTATGTTGGAACAGGTGTTGCTGATAATGGTGCTCACTCAGGTGCTTCAGCATTAACAATTGCTACGCCAACTGGTGAAGGAACTTGTACTGCAAGAACCTTTACGCGTCGTGTTCGTTTGAATTCGCCACAAGGGTTCTCAGTTCGTAATTGGTACTAA
- a CDS encoding GlcG/HbpS family heme-binding protein: MNEEQISKIVESVINSNNSKNLFDRHKMEKVIDAAVARANELGVGVTIAIMKADQVLQMSYHMPNANLVSCTLAPKKAWSALAMKEPTKDISKDIQPGAGLYQMETMLDGRLASFAGGIPLKINDEIIGAIGVSGGLVEEDQSICEAAVAEFLKESK; the protein is encoded by the coding sequence ATGAATGAAGAACAAATTAGCAAGATTGTTGAAAGCGTAATCAATAGTAATAATTCTAAGAACCTGTTTGATCGTCATAAGATGGAAAAGGTAATTGATGCAGCGGTTGCCCGTGCCAATGAACTTGGTGTAGGGGTAACAATCGCAATTATGAAAGCTGATCAAGTGCTTCAGATGAGTTACCACATGCCAAATGCTAACTTAGTAAGTTGTACGCTTGCACCTAAGAAGGCATGGTCTGCACTTGCTATGAAGGAACCAACAAAGGATATTAGCAAGGATATTCAACCTGGTGCCGGATTATACCAAATGGAAACGATGCTTGATGGTCGCTTAGCTTCATTTGCTGGTGGTATTCCATTGAAGATCAATGATGAAATTATTGGTGCAATTGGTGTTAGTGGCGGATTAGTTGAAGAAGATCAATCAATCTGTGAAGCTGCTGTTGCAGAATTCTTGAAGGAGAGTAAATAG
- a CDS encoding cob(I)yrinic acid a,c-diamide adenosyltransferase: MAIYTKGGDKGETSLFDGTRVPKDSLRVETYGTFDELNANISLADKFCESKRNKKLLQEVEYKMFFLQGEIATEKRQYFTDKSKIITDEDTRRLEKVIDEYTAKLPPVHSFILPGSSTAGAQLHVCRTICRRAERLFVRLSKDVKFRPELERYVNRLSDFLYIVARDEDYEDLLNTVTDDVIKIYQRYQEKKDVR; the protein is encoded by the coding sequence ATGGCTATTTACACAAAAGGTGGTGACAAAGGAGAAACAAGCTTATTTGACGGTACAAGAGTTCCTAAAGACTCTTTGCGGGTTGAAACTTATGGAACTTTTGATGAGTTAAATGCCAATATCAGTTTGGCAGATAAGTTTTGTGAAAGTAAACGTAATAAAAAACTTTTGCAAGAAGTCGAATATAAGATGTTTTTCCTTCAAGGTGAGATAGCTACCGAAAAGCGGCAATATTTTACTGATAAGAGCAAAATTATTACTGATGAAGATACCCGTCGATTAGAGAAAGTGATTGATGAGTATACAGCTAAGCTACCACCAGTTCATAGCTTTATCTTACCGGGTTCAAGTACTGCTGGTGCACAACTCCATGTTTGTCGGACAATTTGTCGGCGAGCAGAAAGATTATTTGTCAGATTATCAAAAGATGTTAAGTTTCGTCCTGAGTTAGAGCGATACGTAAACCGACTATCTGATTTTCTGTATATCGTGGCTCGTGATGAGGACTATGAAGATTTATTAAATACCGTTACTGATGATGTAATTAAAATTTATCAACGTTATCAGGAAAAAAAGGACGTGCGTTAA
- a CDS encoding EutN/CcmL family microcompartment protein: MARVVGSVVATQKDPSLVGKKLMIVQQINSDQQPVRFEQVAADTVNAGIGDNVLIVRGAGARRADKERDEDQTRDVNDCTIVGIIDRFDK, translated from the coding sequence ATGGCGAGAGTAGTAGGCAGTGTTGTTGCAACCCAAAAAGATCCATCATTAGTAGGGAAAAAGCTAATGATTGTTCAACAAATTAATTCAGATCAGCAACCGGTTAGGTTTGAACAAGTAGCTGCTGATACAGTAAATGCCGGAATTGGCGATAATGTATTGATTGTAAGGGGTGCAGGTGCAAGACGTGCTGATAAAGAGCGTGATGAGGATCAAACTAGGGATGTTAATGATTGTACTATTGTAGGAATAATTGACCGTTTTGATAAGTAG
- the pduM gene encoding PduM family microcompartment protein, with amino-acid sequence MDSLLQQVMHRLEERKHTSTEVSFNQQVTPPSDQIFLRNGKVILRNISISLVKDLYSMEKTNAWVNWVLEGISYDVKFYFLINEQMVNFIPRMMILDWPILFVVNNESPVIASHNRIITRGEIAAKPDKSILVRYQQQLITDEAVDICNYKKIKIKIRTEENCIWRE; translated from the coding sequence ATGGATAGCCTATTACAACAGGTTATGCACCGGTTAGAAGAACGGAAGCATACTAGTACGGAAGTTTCTTTTAATCAGCAGGTTACCCCACCTAGTGACCAGATTTTCTTGCGGAACGGTAAAGTTATTCTTAGAAATATATCAATTAGCCTAGTGAAGGATTTGTATTCAATGGAAAAGACTAATGCTTGGGTTAACTGGGTATTAGAAGGAATTAGCTATGATGTTAAATTCTACTTTTTGATTAATGAACAGATGGTTAATTTTATTCCACGAATGATGATTTTAGACTGGCCAATCCTCTTTGTTGTTAATAACGAATCGCCAGTGATTGCCAGTCATAATCGAATTATTACAAGAGGAGAGATAGCTGCTAAGCCAGATAAATCGATTCTTGTCAGATATCAACAGCAGCTTATCACTGATGAAGCAGTTGATATTTGTAACTATAAAAAAATAAAAATTAAGATTAGGACTGAAGAAAATTGTATATGGCGAGAGTAG
- a CDS encoding phosphate propanoyltransferase: protein MDEEHLRTLIRAIIKETLNPNLVPIGVSNHHVHLTEEDFQKLFPGQKIEMLKKLRQHADFAAKQTVDLIGPKGTIKHVRLMGPYRSHSQVEIARSENFTLGIDAPIRMSGDLDGTPSIKVRSPYAEIEVQGVIVAKRHIHMSLEDAKRFGVKLGDPMQVEVDGDGGRKTIFDDVVARPREDFVLEMHIDTDEANAANVGLGNNSYGKVIIKKKD, encoded by the coding sequence ATGGATGAAGAACATTTAAGAACGCTTATTCGGGCTATTATTAAGGAAACACTTAATCCTAATCTTGTTCCGATTGGTGTTTCAAATCACCATGTTCACCTAACTGAAGAAGATTTTCAAAAACTCTTCCCAGGGCAAAAAATTGAAATGCTCAAAAAGTTACGCCAACATGCTGATTTTGCGGCAAAACAAACAGTGGATTTAATCGGACCAAAGGGAACAATCAAGCATGTTCGATTAATGGGGCCATACCGTTCACATTCACAGGTTGAAATTGCCCGATCTGAAAACTTTACTCTTGGAATTGATGCACCGATTAGAATGTCCGGTGACCTTGATGGTACCCCATCGATTAAAGTTCGTTCACCATATGCCGAAATTGAGGTTCAAGGTGTAATTGTTGCTAAGCGGCATATTCATATGAGCCTTGAAGATGCTAAGCGGTTTGGTGTTAAACTTGGTGATCCTATGCAGGTTGAGGTTGATGGTGACGGCGGACGTAAGACGATTTTTGATGATGTTGTTGCTCGTCCACGTGAGGATTTTGTTCTTGAAATGCATATTGATACAGATGAAGCCAATGCGGCAAATGTTGGACTAGGTAACAATTCTTACGGGAAGGTTATCATTAAAAAGAAAGATTAA
- a CDS encoding BMC domain-containing protein, producing the protein MNNALGMIETKGLVASIEAADQMVKAANVTLTGQEKIGSGLVTVMIRGDVGAVKAAVDAGVQAAEGVGEVVSSYVIPRPHEEVEKILPGSNSDAE; encoded by the coding sequence ATGAATAACGCATTAGGAATGATTGAAACTAAGGGTTTAGTTGCATCAATTGAAGCAGCTGATCAAATGGTAAAGGCAGCTAACGTAACATTAACAGGTCAGGAAAAGATCGGTAGTGGATTGGTAACTGTTATGATTCGTGGTGATGTTGGTGCTGTAAAGGCAGCTGTTGACGCTGGTGTCCAAGCTGCTGAAGGCGTTGGCGAAGTTGTATCATCTTACGTAATTCCACGTCCACATGAAGAAGTTGAAAAGATCTTACCAGGATCAAATAGTGACGCTGAATAA
- a CDS encoding BMC domain-containing protein: protein MKSLGYVECNGLSGAIVAADRMLKTADVDLSSIQNTKGNGWVTLQVSGELSAVTVAVEAVKDYLPDVYVTSTVIGRPASGLDSLGKTDLLNQTPKKKEANKPVEPTITIQPESVKDSIEEKVDEHADEPSIEDRELANDSKTVDGPDDKDQDVSSNEKVTCNMCGDPKCPRKLGEPHKKCIHYNELKKK from the coding sequence ATGAAGTCTTTAGGCTATGTAGAATGTAATGGATTATCTGGTGCTATTGTTGCTGCTGATCGAATGCTAAAAACTGCGGACGTTGACCTTAGTAGTATTCAAAATACTAAGGGAAATGGCTGGGTTACATTACAAGTTAGCGGTGAACTATCTGCCGTAACGGTTGCTGTTGAGGCCGTTAAGGATTATTTGCCGGATGTATATGTAACTTCAACGGTTATTGGTCGTCCTGCTTCGGGATTAGATTCTTTAGGGAAAACTGATTTATTAAACCAAACTCCAAAGAAAAAGGAAGCTAATAAGCCGGTTGAGCCAACAATAACTATACAACCGGAGTCGGTTAAAGATAGCATTGAGGAAAAAGTAGATGAGCATGCTGATGAACCTTCTATTGAAGATCGTGAGTTAGCAAACGATTCTAAAACAGTAGACGGTCCTGATGATAAAGACCAGGATGTAAGTTCTAATGAAAAGGTCACATGCAACATGTGCGGTGATCCAAAGTGTCCACGGAAACTAGGCGAACCACACAAAAAGTGCATTCATTACAACGAATTAAAGAAAAAATAG